A region of the Curtobacterium flaccumfaciens pv. betae genome:
GGGGTGTCGCGTTCGTGGTGGGCCTGGACGGGAGGGCGCTGCGGTCCGCAGCCACGCGTCCGCCCCGCGGCCGACGCCGACCGCGCCGGACGGGAGGCCCGTGGCGGGCCCGCACCGTGCCTCCAGTCCGCCCCGTGCCCGACGCAGGACGCCGGTGTCCTGCCGATACGCCGCCGAATGCGCGAGACGCCACCGGATTCGGCGGCGTCTCGGCGGATGGGCGGCGTCGTGTCGACACGACGGCGTCAACAGGACGCGACGGCGTCGTGCGGACCGAGCGCGCGCGGGCGCCCGCTCGACCGCCTAGAAGGTGAAGACCTGCGGCAGCAGCGGGTCGATGCCCACGGCGATGAAGAGCAGCGTCAGGTACGTGATCGAGCTGTGGAAGACCCGCATCGGCTGCACGTGCTCGACGTGCTGGATGGCCCGCGAGTACAGGCGGTGCGACTCGAGGACGAACCAGATGCCGCCGGCCAGCGCGACGACCGTGTAGAGCGGCCCCATGTGCCCGACCGGGATGAGCAGGAGCGAGCAGACGAGCGTCGCCCAGGCGTACAGCACGACCTGCAGGCCGACGACGGTGCGGCCGCGGACCACGGCGAGCATCGGCACGTCCGCCGCGTCGTAGTCGTCGCGGTACTTCATCGACAGCGGCCAGTAGTGCGGCGGCGTCCACAGGAAGATCACCATGAACAGGATGATCGGGGTCCAGGTCAGCGACCCGGTGACGCCCGCCCAGCCGATGAGCACGGGCATGCAGCCGGCCGAGCCGCCCCAGACGATGTTCTGCGGGGTGCGGCGCTTGAGCCACAGCGTGTAGACGAACACGTAGATGAGGATCGCGATGACGCTCAGCGCAGCGGCCAGCCAGTTCACCAGGAACCCGAGCACCGCGGTCGACAGGATGCCGAGCACCCACGAGAACACGAGGGCCTCGCGGTCCGACAGTTCACCGGTGACGAGCGGGCGGGTGCTGGTCCGCTTCATCAGCCGGTCGATGTCGCGGTCGATGTAGCAGTTGAAGGCCGACGCCGAACCGGCCGACATCGCTCCGCCGAGCATCGTCCAGAAGACGAGCCACAGGTCGGGGACGCCGCGTTCGGCGAGGAACATCGTCGGCGCCGTGGTGACGAGCAGCAGCTCCATCACGCGCGGTTTCGTCAACGAGACGTACGCACGGACCTTGCGGGACAGCGGCGATCGGGGTCGATCGGTGTCGGGCCGGGTCACGGTGGCAGTCGGCAAGAGAACCTCAGTCTGTTCGCATCAGCTCGCACACTCGGTGGACGACTGCGACGGCGTCCGGGCATGCGCTGACCCGGAATGTCCACGGGTCCCGACCAGTTTACGGGATGGAAGCGCCGCGACGGTGCCCCGCTCCGACATCCCGGCGTGATCCGGACGCGCTCGACACGCCCGGATCGACCGTCGGCGGCCACCCCGGTGTGAACATCGGGGGTCACCTGAACCCCTTCTGAGTACCGGGTCACTATGCTGGACACGCCCTCCCGCAGTGCGCGCCCCGATGACGTCGGCCGCGATGAGCCGGTCGGCCGCCGCTAGACGGCGACACGACTCGGCCCCGGGATGGCCACATGTCCGTGCGATGGCACGAGCCCTCGCACATGTCGCATCAAGAAGGGTCAACATCCAAGTGGCTGAATTCACCTGGGACGCCATCGACCGGAAGGCCGTCGACACGGCCCGCGTTCTCGCCGCCGACTCGGTCGAGGCCGCCGGCAACGGTCACCCCGGCACCGCGATGAGCCTCGCTCCGCTCGCCCACCTGCTCTTCCAGAAGGTGATGCGTCGCGACCCGAGCGACTCCACCTGGATCGGCCGCGACCGCTTCATCCTCTCCGCCGGTCACGCCTCGATCCTCCAGTACGTGCAGTTCTACCTGCACGGCTACGGGCTCGAGATCGACGACCTACAGCACCTGCGCAAGTGGGGCTCGAAGACCCCGGGTCACCCGGAGTACGGCCACACCGACGGTGTCGAGATCACCACGGGCCCGCTCGGCCAGGGCCTCGCGTCCTCGGTCGGCTTCGCCTACGCCCAGCGCTTCGAGCGCGGCCTGTTCGACCCGGAGACCCCGGCCGGCCAGTCGCCGTTCGACCACTACACCTACGTGATCGCCGGCGACGGTGACATGCAGGAGGGCGTGACGAACGAGTCCGGCTCGCTCGCCGGCCGCCAGCAGCTCGGCAACCTCATCGCGTTCTACGACTCGAACCAGATCTCGATCGAGGACAACACCGACATCGCGTTCTCCGAGAGCGTCGCCGACCGCTACGAGGCGCTCGGCTGGCACGTCCAGATCGTCGACTGGAAGAAGACCGGCGAGTACTCCGAGGACGTCGAGGAGCTCCACGCCGCGATCGAGGCCGCCAAGCAGGTCACCGACAAGCCGTCGCTCATCGTCCTCAAGACGATCATCGGCTGGCCGTCGCCGACCAAGCAGAACTCGGGCAAGATCCACGGTTCGGCGCTCGGCGCCGACGAGATCAAGGGCCTCAAGGAGATCCTCGGCTTCGACACCGACAAGACCTTCGAGGTCGCCCCCGAGGTCCTCGAGTACACCCGCGGTGCCGTCGCCAAGGGCCAGGCCGAGCACGCCGAGTGGCAGAAGTCCTTCGACGCGTGGGCCGCGGCCAACGCCGACAAGAAGGCACTGTTCGACCGTGTCCAGTCGAAGGAGCTCCCGGAGGGCCTCGAAGCGGCGCTCCCGGTCTTCCCGACCGACAAGGCCGTCTCGACCCGTGCCGCCTCCGGCAAGGTCATCAACGCCATCGCGCCGCTGATGCCCGAGTTCTGGGGCGGTTCCGCCGACCTCGCCGAGTCGAACCTCACCACGATCGAGGGCGCCAAGTCCTTCGGTCCGGCCGAGGCCTCGACGTCGACGTGGAGCACCGACCCGTACGGCCGCGTGCTGCACTTCGGCATCCGCGAGCACGCCATGGGCTCGATCCTGAACGGCATCGTCCTGCACGGGAACACCCGCCCCTTCGGTGGCACGTTCCTCATCTTCAGCGACTACATGCGTCCGGCGGTCCGTCTCGCCGCGCTCATGCAGGCGCCGGCGATCTACGTCTGGACCCACGACTCCATCGCCCTCGGCGAGGACGGCCCGACGCACCAGCCGATCGAGCAGGTCTCCTCGCTCCGTGCGATCCCCGGTCTCGACGTCGTCCGCCCGGCCGACGCCAACGAGGTCGCGTACGC
Encoded here:
- a CDS encoding heme o synthase — its product is MTRPDTDRPRSPLSRKVRAYVSLTKPRVMELLLVTTAPTMFLAERGVPDLWLVFWTMLGGAMSAGSASAFNCYIDRDIDRLMKRTSTRPLVTGELSDREALVFSWVLGILSTAVLGFLVNWLAAALSVIAILIYVFVYTLWLKRRTPQNIVWGGSAGCMPVLIGWAGVTGSLTWTPIILFMVIFLWTPPHYWPLSMKYRDDYDAADVPMLAVVRGRTVVGLQVVLYAWATLVCSLLLIPVGHMGPLYTVVALAGGIWFVLESHRLYSRAIQHVEHVQPMRVFHSSITYLTLLFIAVGIDPLLPQVFTF
- the tkt gene encoding transketolase, which codes for MAEFTWDAIDRKAVDTARVLAADSVEAAGNGHPGTAMSLAPLAHLLFQKVMRRDPSDSTWIGRDRFILSAGHASILQYVQFYLHGYGLEIDDLQHLRKWGSKTPGHPEYGHTDGVEITTGPLGQGLASSVGFAYAQRFERGLFDPETPAGQSPFDHYTYVIAGDGDMQEGVTNESGSLAGRQQLGNLIAFYDSNQISIEDNTDIAFSESVADRYEALGWHVQIVDWKKTGEYSEDVEELHAAIEAAKQVTDKPSLIVLKTIIGWPSPTKQNSGKIHGSALGADEIKGLKEILGFDTDKTFEVAPEVLEYTRGAVAKGQAEHAEWQKSFDAWAAANADKKALFDRVQSKELPEGLEAALPVFPTDKAVSTRAASGKVINAIAPLMPEFWGGSADLAESNLTTIEGAKSFGPAEASTSTWSTDPYGRVLHFGIREHAMGSILNGIVLHGNTRPFGGTFLIFSDYMRPAVRLAALMQAPAIYVWTHDSIALGEDGPTHQPIEQVSSLRAIPGLDVVRPADANEVAYAWLEMLKHTDRPAGIALSRQNLPVFERGEGDASGEVFASAKNVAKGAYILAEAPNGTPDVILIATGSEVQIAVEAREQLKAEGINARVVSAPSIEWFRAQSENYQDQVLPKDVTARVSVEAGIAMSWRDIVGDKGRSVSIEHFGASADYQTLFKEFGFTTEHVVAAAKESIAAS